In Nocardioides faecalis, the following proteins share a genomic window:
- a CDS encoding BTAD domain-containing putative transcriptional regulator, which translates to MEEPVDTVDAVDPVHAAVAATTVVGSARRLEILVLGAVQVCRDGHQVDLGTPRQRQVVAALALAGGEPLSSGRLIERVWGDAAPPTALTTLHGYVAALRRALEPDRAPRGPATVLLTRGDTYRLQVPASARDEVRFERLVASARARLEVVPDHLRPRVAPHAREAVEAALDELDEALALWRGTPYAELGADPVAHAHRIRLEDLHRMAGELRAVGQLALGLHDVVRGELEARTAEHPLHERWWALRALALARESRQADALAVLDELRAHLADELGVDLSPPLAELRTAILRQDPSVTDLAPPPAAPAPPRQASTRLPRAPWPLVGRENDVAALHGALAGAGAGTAGFAVLTGGAGVGKSRLVGELAAHALAQGWQVAVGHCSQEDGAPPLWPWLSALEMLGTSYDLATAGAEAGGQFRVRAGVARAVLGLAATAPVLVVLEDLHWADSSTLGVLRLLTEAAGPQRLLVVATWRTPATSARDLSGVAEAMARRHAVRRDLAGLDVAATGTVYAQVAGRELAAPLAAELHRRTDGNAFFVVEFARLAGEADRDVSDLLHAGALPRAVTEVVEQRLAALPEATRTVLRSAAVLGRLFDLQTLGELVRITPEELLDTVEPALEAGLLEEDGVELFRFSHALVVDVLCASTSSTRLARTHRLVAELLEGRADREAELAWHWRSAGPAHAGAAWRAGAAAARAASRVHAYDDAAELLQTALALQAGDPAAGPRERLALLEQAIEVYRWAGMLPELIGAVERSIAAADELGEVTALAHAATQTTHRMLWRSAPFGAVNEVVVGALRRALARLGESHPAEHALRCRVLVSLANELREEVPLIERTALCRRALELARALDDPALLCDVLLHTGISTWTSPTAPDTLAAAQEAVGLAESVGDRHALLMARTMSTVVLGELGRVEEMWHSMGLARALAAELRVIYADLVLDEIEVAWTAAAGRFAECEEMLVTIKRRLGLLARTGHDAELALDTHFDLFAVRLWQGRPLDALPGLQARIDAGFPMQVFVVVANSRAGRHAEAVAAFDPEQLHALLERELAFSSPLWCGIAEAALHLGDADLGRHAHERLAPYAGRASGADGMLFGPVDAFLALAAAAAGETPTASTHADRALEIVDAWGLPAAHDWLADLRSRHGF; encoded by the coding sequence GTGGAGGAGCCCGTGGACACCGTGGACGCCGTGGACCCGGTGCACGCCGCCGTGGCGGCCACCACGGTGGTGGGCAGCGCGCGGAGGCTCGAGATCCTCGTCCTCGGCGCCGTGCAGGTGTGCCGTGACGGGCACCAGGTCGACCTGGGCACGCCGCGGCAGCGCCAGGTCGTGGCCGCGTTGGCGCTCGCGGGCGGCGAGCCGCTGTCGAGCGGGCGGCTCATCGAGCGGGTCTGGGGAGACGCCGCGCCCCCGACCGCGCTGACCACGCTGCACGGCTACGTCGCCGCGCTGCGCCGGGCGCTCGAGCCCGACCGGGCACCGCGGGGGCCGGCCACCGTGCTCCTCACCCGCGGTGACACCTACCGGTTGCAGGTGCCCGCGTCCGCCCGCGACGAGGTGCGGTTCGAGCGGCTCGTCGCCTCCGCCCGCGCCCGGTTGGAGGTCGTGCCCGACCACCTGCGGCCGCGGGTCGCGCCACACGCGCGGGAGGCGGTCGAGGCGGCCCTCGACGAGCTCGACGAGGCGCTCGCGCTGTGGCGGGGCACGCCGTACGCCGAGCTGGGCGCGGACCCGGTCGCGCACGCGCACCGGATCCGGCTGGAGGACCTGCACCGGATGGCCGGGGAGCTGCGGGCGGTCGGGCAGCTCGCCCTCGGCCTGCACGACGTCGTGCGCGGCGAGCTCGAGGCCCGCACCGCCGAGCATCCGTTGCACGAGCGCTGGTGGGCGCTGCGGGCGCTCGCCCTGGCCCGGGAGAGCCGGCAGGCCGACGCGCTCGCGGTGCTCGACGAGCTGCGCGCACACCTGGCCGACGAGCTCGGCGTGGACCTCAGCCCGCCACTGGCCGAGCTGCGCACCGCGATCCTGCGCCAGGACCCCTCGGTCACCGACCTCGCGCCGCCCCCGGCCGCGCCGGCACCACCGCGCCAAGCCTCCACCCGGTTGCCCCGGGCGCCGTGGCCCCTCGTCGGTCGCGAGAACGACGTCGCGGCGCTGCACGGCGCGCTGGCCGGCGCCGGCGCGGGCACGGCCGGGTTCGCGGTGCTGACCGGCGGCGCCGGGGTGGGGAAGTCGCGCCTGGTCGGCGAGCTGGCCGCGCACGCGCTCGCTCAGGGCTGGCAGGTGGCGGTGGGGCACTGCTCGCAGGAGGACGGGGCTCCCCCGCTGTGGCCGTGGCTCTCCGCGCTGGAGATGCTCGGCACGTCGTACGACCTGGCCACGGCCGGTGCCGAGGCGGGCGGGCAGTTCCGGGTGCGGGCCGGCGTGGCGCGTGCCGTGCTGGGCCTCGCCGCCACCGCCCCGGTGCTGGTGGTGCTGGAGGACCTGCACTGGGCGGACTCCTCGACGCTGGGCGTGCTGCGGCTGCTCACCGAGGCGGCCGGGCCGCAGCGGCTGCTGGTCGTGGCGACCTGGCGGACCCCGGCCACCTCGGCGCGCGACCTCAGCGGGGTGGCGGAGGCGATGGCGCGCCGCCACGCCGTACGACGCGACCTGGCCGGCCTCGACGTGGCCGCCACCGGGACGGTGTACGCACAGGTCGCGGGCCGCGAGCTCGCCGCCCCGCTGGCCGCCGAGCTGCACCGGCGCACCGACGGCAACGCGTTCTTCGTCGTCGAGTTCGCCCGCCTCGCCGGCGAGGCCGACCGCGACGTGAGCGACCTGCTGCACGCCGGCGCCCTGCCGCGGGCGGTGACGGAGGTGGTCGAGCAGCGGCTGGCGGCGTTGCCCGAGGCCACCCGCACCGTCCTGCGCAGTGCCGCCGTCCTCGGCCGGCTCTTCGACCTGCAGACCCTGGGCGAGCTGGTCCGGATCACCCCCGAGGAGCTGCTCGACACCGTGGAGCCGGCGCTGGAGGCGGGGCTGCTGGAGGAGGACGGCGTCGAGCTGTTCCGGTTCTCCCACGCCCTGGTCGTCGACGTGCTCTGCGCCTCGACGAGCTCCACCCGGCTGGCCCGGACCCACCGGCTGGTCGCGGAGCTGCTCGAAGGTCGTGCCGACCGTGAGGCCGAGCTCGCCTGGCACTGGCGCTCCGCCGGGCCCGCGCACGCCGGCGCCGCGTGGCGGGCCGGCGCGGCCGCGGCACGCGCCGCCTCCCGTGTGCACGCCTACGACGACGCCGCCGAGCTGTTGCAGACCGCGCTCGCCCTGCAGGCAGGCGACCCCGCGGCCGGGCCGCGCGAGCGGTTGGCGCTGCTGGAGCAGGCGATCGAGGTCTACCGCTGGGCCGGGATGCTGCCCGAGCTGATCGGCGCCGTGGAGCGCTCGATCGCAGCCGCCGACGAGCTCGGCGAGGTCACCGCGCTGGCGCACGCGGCCACGCAGACCACGCACCGCATGCTGTGGCGCTCCGCGCCGTTCGGGGCGGTCAACGAGGTGGTCGTCGGCGCACTGCGCCGGGCGCTGGCGCGGCTGGGCGAGTCCCACCCGGCGGAGCACGCGCTGCGCTGCCGGGTGCTCGTGAGCCTGGCCAACGAGCTGCGCGAGGAGGTGCCGCTGATCGAGCGCACCGCCTTGTGCCGTCGTGCCTTGGAGCTCGCCCGCGCCCTGGACGACCCGGCCCTGCTGTGCGACGTGCTGCTGCACACCGGCATCTCGACGTGGACCTCGCCCACCGCGCCCGACACCCTGGCCGCGGCCCAGGAAGCGGTCGGGCTGGCCGAGTCGGTCGGGGACCGGCACGCGCTGCTGATGGCGCGGACGATGAGCACGGTGGTCCTGGGCGAGCTGGGCCGGGTCGAGGAGATGTGGCACTCGATGGGCCTCGCCCGGGCGCTGGCCGCCGAGCTGCGGGTGATCTACGCCGACCTGGTGCTGGACGAGATCGAGGTGGCCTGGACCGCGGCGGCGGGGCGGTTCGCCGAGTGCGAGGAGATGCTGGTGACGATCAAGCGTCGCCTCGGGCTCCTGGCCCGCACCGGGCACGACGCCGAGCTCGCCCTGGACACCCACTTCGACCTGTTCGCGGTGCGGCTGTGGCAGGGCCGGCCGCTGGACGCGCTGCCCGGGTTGCAGGCGCGGATCGACGCCGGGTTCCCGATGCAGGTCTTCGTCGTCGTCGCGAACTCGCGCGCGGGGCGCCACGCCGAGGCGGTGGCCGCCTTCGACCCCGAGCAGCTGCACGCGCTGCTGGAGCGTGAGCTGGCCTTCTCCAGCCCGCTGTGGTGCGGGATCGCCGAGGCGGCGCTCCACCTCGGCGACGCCGACCTGGGCCGGCACGCGCACGAGCGGCTGGCGCCGTACGCCGGGCGCGCCTCGGGTGCCGACGGGATGCTCTTCGGCCCGGTGGACGCGTTCCTCGCCCTGGCCGCCGCCGCGGCCGGGGAGACGCCGACCGCGAGCACGCACGCGGATCGTGCCCTCGAGATCGTCGACGCGTGGGGCCTGCCCGCGGCCCACGACTGGCTCGCGGACCTGCGCAGCCGGCACGGGTTCTGA
- a CDS encoding FG-GAP repeat domain-containing protein, translating to MARLPVRVRRLLVGGVAGLVAASVAPALQAPVARGDAPADAPEATVFSRVDVDTVPGASFTVVGEVFAGEKNLVVSGYGALNSSGAPQGGGTLQVYRPGAYIGQWTKVSVITPGDGIVFPNQVTLTDMDGDGDTDLLLPSGYFFDRDQPRSAITWWENRGVGADDVARPFVRHDVITGQLGSYHGVQHVDLDGDGRKDLVTTSEAGRVAANLDDDIVALQVFRGLAGGKFAAPVTIGTEGGSIPVVADVDGDGRLDIASSQYFGTGSMADNPTRASFLWWRQTGDLSDGIAAGDFTMHVIATLAQTGPGFQIRPVPDFRGDGRTVWVGTNHTGRCTFSTPQPAEGVFELTPGEAITEPWGITRLSTPANPDPSCPAEFKNDRNMIFPGDDITSRAVPGQAAPGVFGYGDVDGDGDIDLAVSGDGDHRLFWIEQREDGSTRLHTLTAPGERFGQSGGAVVADLDGDDAAELVFSSFDRNAVAIWRSGAPLESVVVPSTLRVSGAGTVRAGQQTDLTATLTGLDTQVPAERPALRVTFTPARTGKPVLRGILALARTRKGTFVGRWRERVAQAGTYRFHYAGRKNDPLMQAGAASYDVRVAARSVLTNLSVPRKPTSKKRVKVSGSVLPAVGRKVRLQRSSCVRKRGERVCTWRTVKTTRTSTAGRFSFTTRVPRGKSRWRVVVAADASGTALTSSVRVVRRR from the coding sequence ATGGCTCGTCTCCCCGTTCGCGTCCGGCGACTTCTCGTGGGCGGCGTCGCCGGCCTGGTGGCCGCCTCCGTCGCGCCCGCGCTCCAGGCGCCCGTGGCGCGTGGCGACGCGCCGGCGGACGCCCCCGAAGCGACCGTCTTCAGCCGGGTCGACGTGGACACGGTCCCGGGTGCGTCCTTCACCGTCGTCGGGGAGGTGTTCGCCGGGGAGAAGAACCTGGTCGTGTCCGGGTACGGGGCGCTGAACAGCTCCGGCGCCCCACAGGGCGGCGGCACCCTGCAGGTCTACCGTCCGGGCGCCTACATCGGTCAGTGGACGAAGGTCTCCGTGATCACCCCCGGCGACGGCATCGTCTTCCCGAACCAGGTCACGCTCACCGACATGGACGGCGACGGCGACACCGACCTGCTGCTGCCCTCCGGCTACTTCTTCGACAGGGACCAGCCCCGCAGCGCGATCACCTGGTGGGAGAACCGGGGCGTCGGGGCCGACGACGTGGCCCGTCCGTTCGTGCGCCACGACGTGATCACGGGACAGCTCGGCAGCTACCACGGCGTGCAGCACGTGGACCTGGACGGGGACGGACGCAAGGACCTCGTCACCACCTCGGAGGCCGGCCGCGTGGCGGCGAACCTCGACGACGACATCGTCGCGCTGCAGGTGTTCCGCGGGCTCGCGGGCGGGAAGTTCGCCGCCCCCGTCACGATCGGCACCGAGGGCGGCAGCATCCCGGTGGTCGCCGACGTGGACGGCGACGGTCGCCTCGACATCGCCTCGTCGCAGTACTTCGGCACCGGCTCGATGGCCGACAACCCCACCCGCGCGTCCTTCCTGTGGTGGCGGCAGACCGGGGACCTGTCCGACGGCATCGCCGCCGGCGACTTCACGATGCATGTGATCGCCACGCTGGCGCAGACCGGCCCGGGCTTCCAGATCCGCCCGGTCCCCGACTTCCGCGGTGACGGCCGGACCGTCTGGGTCGGCACCAACCACACCGGCCGCTGCACGTTCTCCACGCCCCAGCCGGCCGAGGGTGTCTTCGAGCTGACCCCCGGTGAGGCCATCACCGAGCCGTGGGGCATCACCCGGCTGTCCACCCCGGCCAACCCGGACCCGAGCTGCCCCGCGGAGTTCAAGAACGACCGCAACATGATCTTCCCCGGCGACGACATCACGTCGCGGGCCGTGCCCGGCCAGGCCGCCCCCGGTGTGTTCGGCTACGGCGACGTGGACGGCGACGGCGACATCGACCTCGCCGTGTCCGGCGACGGCGACCACCGCCTCTTCTGGATCGAGCAGCGCGAGGACGGCTCCACCCGCCTGCACACGCTGACCGCTCCCGGTGAGCGCTTCGGCCAGTCCGGCGGGGCCGTGGTGGCCGACCTCGACGGCGACGACGCCGCCGAGCTCGTGTTCTCCAGCTTCGACCGCAACGCGGTCGCCATCTGGCGCAGCGGTGCCCCGCTGGAGTCCGTGGTCGTGCCCAGCACGCTGCGGGTCTCCGGTGCCGGCACCGTGCGTGCCGGCCAGCAGACGGACCTGACCGCGACCCTGACCGGCCTGGACACGCAGGTGCCGGCCGAGCGTCCGGCTCTGCGCGTGACGTTCACCCCCGCCCGGACCGGCAAGCCCGTCCTCCGCGGCATCTTGGCGCTCGCCCGCACCCGGAAGGGGACGTTCGTCGGCCGTTGGCGGGAGCGGGTCGCGCAGGCCGGCACCTACCGGTTCCACTACGCCGGCCGGAAGAACGACCCCCTCATGCAGGCCGGCGCGGCGTCGTACGACGTGCGGGTGGCCGCACGCAGCGTGCTGACGAACCTGTCGGTCCCGCGGAAGCCGACGAGCAAGAAGCGGGTGAAGGTCTCCGGCTCCGTCCTGCCCGCCGTGGGACGCAAGGTGCGGCTGCAGCGCTCCAGCTGTGTCCGCAAGCGCGGCGAGCGCGTCTGCACCTGGCGCACCGTGAAGACGACCCGGACCAGCACCGCCGGGAGGTTCTCGTTCACGACGCGGGTGCCGCGCGGCAAGAGCCGGTGGCGGGTCGTCGTGGCCGCCGACGCGTCCGGTACGGCGCTGACCAGCAGCGTCCGCGTCGTACGGCGCAGGTGA
- a CDS encoding histidine phosphatase family protein — MRRLYLVRHGQASFEADDYDALSVTGHEQARLLGRVLAERGVAPDLVVRGDMRRHAETADGLLEGLGRSGAVAVCEDRGWNEFDFDHVVRAARPDFTSRTALLAELAAAGDARAGYQRVFEEATQRWSGGAFAEEYDEPFAAFVERVRVALHAAAGAQPEHGTVLVVSSGGPIGVVASLALAGDATLWGALNRVAVNTGVTKLLHGGRGLSLLTYNDHSHVEHDRRLLTYR, encoded by the coding sequence ATGAGGCGGCTCTACCTGGTCCGGCACGGCCAGGCCTCGTTCGAGGCCGACGACTACGACGCGCTCTCGGTGACCGGCCACGAGCAGGCGCGGCTGCTGGGGCGCGTTCTCGCCGAGCGCGGTGTGGCACCCGACCTGGTGGTGCGCGGTGACATGCGCCGCCACGCCGAGACCGCCGACGGCCTCCTTGAAGGGCTCGGTCGCTCCGGCGCCGTCGCGGTGTGTGAGGACCGCGGCTGGAACGAGTTCGACTTCGACCACGTCGTCCGGGCGGCGCGCCCGGACTTCACCAGCCGCACCGCCCTGCTCGCCGAGCTGGCCGCCGCCGGCGACGCCCGCGCCGGCTACCAGCGGGTCTTCGAGGAGGCCACCCAGCGCTGGTCCGGCGGCGCCTTCGCCGAGGAGTACGACGAGCCCTTCGCCGCCTTCGTGGAGCGGGTCCGGGTGGCGCTGCACGCCGCCGCCGGGGCGCAGCCCGAGCACGGCACGGTGCTGGTGGTCAGCTCGGGCGGACCGATCGGCGTGGTCGCCTCCCTGGCGCTGGCCGGGGACGCCACGCTGTGGGGCGCCCTGAACCGGGTCGCGGTCAACACCGGCGTCACCAAGCTGCTGCACGGTGGTCGCGGGCTGAGCCTGCTGACCTACAACGACCACTCCCACGTGGAGCACGACCGGCGGCTGCTGACGTACCGCTGA
- a CDS encoding SDR family NAD(P)-dependent oxidoreductase, protein MRVLVTGGASGLGAAMVARFAARGDDVVVADLPHALAALEGQGDPSGEAPGRLHPLPLDVTSDADWAAARAWVHERWGGLDVLVNNAGVATGGRIDVVGLEEWQRVIDVNLLGVVRGCRTFAGDLKAQGSGHIVNTASLAGLVHPPGMASYTAVKAGVVALSESLAYELHPFGVQVTALCPGFIRTPLSGSLTGSDTAMDAVAARLIDSSPYTADQVADALLAGMAAGDLVVLPDPAAEAAVRSKHEDRAAYDAEQRRFAARIAQLEVGQDASGKDEG, encoded by the coding sequence ATGAGGGTGCTGGTGACCGGAGGGGCCTCCGGGCTCGGAGCGGCGATGGTGGCGCGGTTCGCCGCGCGCGGGGACGACGTGGTCGTCGCCGACCTGCCGCACGCGCTGGCGGCGCTGGAGGGCCAGGGCGATCCCAGCGGCGAGGCGCCAGGACGGCTGCACCCGCTGCCGCTGGACGTGACCAGCGACGCCGACTGGGCGGCGGCGCGCGCGTGGGTCCACGAGCGCTGGGGCGGGCTGGACGTGCTCGTCAACAACGCCGGGGTGGCCACCGGCGGCCGGATCGACGTCGTGGGCCTCGAGGAGTGGCAGCGCGTCATCGACGTCAACCTGCTCGGCGTGGTCCGCGGCTGCCGCACCTTCGCCGGCGACCTGAAGGCCCAAGGCAGCGGCCACATCGTCAACACCGCGTCCCTTGCCGGCCTGGTGCACCCGCCCGGCATGGCGTCGTACACCGCGGTGAAGGCGGGCGTGGTGGCGCTCAGCGAGTCGCTGGCCTACGAGCTGCACCCCTTCGGCGTGCAGGTGACCGCGTTGTGCCCGGGCTTCATCCGCACCCCGTTGTCGGGGTCGCTGACCGGCTCGGACACCGCGATGGACGCGGTCGCGGCGCGGCTGATCGACTCCTCGCCGTACACCGCCGACCAGGTCGCCGACGCACTGCTCGCGGGCATGGCCGCCGGCGACCTGGTGGTGCTGCCCGACCCGGCCGCGGAGGCGGCGGTGCGGTCCAAGCACGAGGACCGGGCCGCCTACGACGCCGAGCAGCGCCGGTTCGCGGCGCGGATCGCGCAGCTCGAGGTCGGCCAGGACGCGTCCGGGAAGGACGAGGGATGA
- a CDS encoding TetR family transcriptional regulator, with protein MAEHEVASGQVAAAVRAHRTAQGTSLRALAGEVGVSPATLSAIETGKTPLTVQRLHLIAHALEVPVGRLLSGASPDPARGESAAGDGGWRTFAPLRLDAVLDAALRIFVARGFHAATMREIAAEMGVSVAAIYHHYASKQQILRALMDLTMSELTWRLEAARAEGGSEKERFALMVEALALFHAHRADLAFLGASEMRGLTGADLARVTALRDDVQHALDEQAARAFPEVSQSEVRTACRAVATMCTSLPSWFSVAGPVTAEQVAHRYARYAVGMLSGAEGVAGAPGESGEPGEPAGAADRGEEAR; from the coding sequence GTGGCTGAACACGAGGTGGCGAGCGGGCAGGTCGCGGCGGCCGTCCGCGCGCATCGCACCGCCCAGGGCACGAGCCTCCGCGCCCTCGCCGGCGAGGTCGGGGTCAGCCCCGCCACCCTGAGCGCCATCGAGACCGGCAAGACCCCGCTGACGGTCCAACGGCTGCACCTGATCGCCCACGCGCTCGAGGTGCCGGTCGGCCGGCTGCTGTCCGGTGCCTCGCCGGATCCGGCGCGCGGGGAGAGCGCCGCCGGCGACGGCGGCTGGCGCACCTTCGCCCCACTGCGTCTCGACGCCGTCCTCGACGCCGCGCTGCGGATCTTCGTCGCACGCGGCTTCCACGCCGCGACCATGCGCGAGATCGCCGCCGAGATGGGCGTGAGCGTCGCCGCGATCTACCACCACTACGCCAGCAAGCAGCAGATCCTGCGGGCGCTGATGGACCTGACCATGTCCGAGCTGACCTGGCGCCTGGAGGCTGCCCGCGCCGAGGGTGGCAGCGAGAAGGAGCGGTTCGCGCTGATGGTGGAGGCGCTGGCGCTGTTCCACGCCCACCGTGCGGACCTGGCGTTCCTCGGGGCCAGCGAGATGCGCGGCCTGACCGGAGCCGACCTCGCCCGGGTCACGGCGCTGCGCGACGACGTGCAGCACGCGCTGGACGAGCAGGCGGCCCGTGCCTTCCCGGAGGTGTCGCAGAGCGAGGTGCGGACGGCGTGTCGCGCCGTGGCGACCATGTGCACCTCGCTGCCGTCCTGGTTCTCCGTCGCCGGCCCGGTCACGGCCGAGCAGGTCGCGCACCGCTACGCCCGGTACGCGGTGGGGATGTTGTCCGGTGCGGAGGGCGTGGCGGGCGCGCCGGGGGAGTCGGGGGAGCCGGGGGAGCCGGCAGGTGCAGCGGATCGAGGAGAGGAAGCGCGATGA
- a CDS encoding phosphotransferase family protein has protein sequence MVHDLLPLDRLGTALAERLGDDAWRDVDAELISGGKSNLTFVLSSSAGELILRRPPTGELLPSAHDMGREARVQQALGPTAVPTARIVFHDPGDLIGIQCYVMEKVPGHVIREALPAGYASTEAERRTMARTFVRTLADLHALDPEAVGLGDYGRPTGYLERQVRRWGGQWEASRTHDVPELDELRRRLAANIPPQQRSTIVHGDFRIDNVVYDAEDAGRVNAVLDWELSTLGDPLTDLGLLTLFWREAGEEQFSLIPGITHLPGFLTREEVLATYAEASGTDLADMAYYQAFAHFKFAVIAQGVSARSAAGAMGGQDFGNLDAEILALARDGLELI, from the coding sequence ATGGTGCACGACCTACTCCCGCTCGACCGCCTGGGCACCGCGCTCGCCGAGCGGCTCGGCGACGACGCCTGGCGCGACGTGGACGCCGAGCTGATCAGCGGCGGCAAGTCCAACCTCACCTTCGTGCTCTCCAGCAGCGCCGGCGAGCTCATCCTGCGCCGCCCGCCCACCGGCGAGCTGCTGCCCAGCGCGCACGACATGGGCCGGGAGGCCCGGGTGCAGCAGGCGCTCGGCCCCACCGCCGTGCCGACCGCGCGGATCGTGTTCCACGACCCCGGCGACCTCATCGGGATCCAGTGCTACGTGATGGAGAAGGTCCCCGGGCACGTGATCCGCGAGGCGCTGCCCGCCGGCTACGCGAGCACCGAGGCCGAGCGGCGCACCATGGCGCGCACCTTCGTGCGCACCCTCGCCGACCTGCACGCCCTCGACCCCGAGGCCGTCGGCCTGGGCGACTACGGCCGGCCCACCGGCTACCTCGAGCGGCAGGTGCGGCGCTGGGGCGGGCAGTGGGAGGCCAGCCGCACCCACGACGTGCCCGAGCTCGACGAGCTGAGGCGCCGCCTCGCCGCGAACATCCCGCCGCAGCAGCGCTCCACGATCGTGCACGGCGACTTCCGCATCGACAACGTCGTGTACGACGCCGAGGACGCCGGGCGCGTCAACGCCGTCCTCGACTGGGAGCTGTCCACCCTCGGCGACCCGCTGACCGACCTGGGCCTGCTGACGCTGTTCTGGCGCGAGGCCGGCGAGGAGCAGTTCAGCCTGATCCCCGGCATCACCCACCTGCCGGGCTTCCTGACCCGCGAGGAGGTCCTGGCGACGTACGCGGAGGCCTCGGGCACCGACCTGGCGGACATGGCCTACTACCAGGCCTTCGCGCACTTCAAGTTCGCCGTCATCGCCCAGGGCGTCTCCGCGCGGTCGGCCGCCGGGGCGATGGGCGGCCAGGACTTCGGCAACCTCGACGCCGAGATCCTCGCCCTTGCCCGCGACGGCCTCGAGCTGATCTGA
- a CDS encoding acyl-CoA dehydrogenase family protein gives MDFEFSPAARDYSERMWDFMRAEVFPAEAEWTAYLAEHGDHAHPPVMERLKESARERGLWNLFLPKLSGLSNLEYAAIAEISGWSPVIAPEAINCQAPDTGNMETLELFATPEQRERWLEPLLAGEIRSAFAMTEPDVASSDATNIQTRIVRDGDDYVINGRKWWITGAADERCEVFIVMGKTDPDAETYRQQSMILVPRDTPGLTIERSLPIFGYQDQHGHCEIVFDDVRVPATNLLAGEGDGFMISQARLGPGRIHHAMRAIGMAERALALMVERAKERVAFGKPLAEQGGVRDLIAQSRIDIDSARLLVYNAAWLIDKHGAKGARTEIAAIKVAAPAMAVAVIDRAIEVFGGAGVSGDTPLAYFYAWARVLRIVDGPDAVHRRSIAREELRRERPYVG, from the coding sequence ATGGACTTCGAGTTCTCCCCCGCCGCCCGCGACTACTCGGAGCGGATGTGGGACTTCATGCGCGCCGAGGTGTTCCCCGCCGAGGCGGAGTGGACGGCCTACCTCGCCGAGCACGGCGACCACGCGCACCCGCCGGTGATGGAGCGGCTCAAGGAGTCCGCGCGCGAGCGCGGGCTGTGGAACCTCTTCCTGCCCAAGCTGTCCGGGCTGAGCAACCTGGAGTACGCCGCCATCGCGGAGATCTCCGGCTGGTCGCCGGTGATCGCCCCCGAGGCGATCAACTGCCAGGCCCCCGACACCGGCAACATGGAGACCCTCGAGCTGTTCGCCACCCCCGAGCAGCGCGAGCGCTGGCTGGAGCCGCTGCTGGCCGGTGAGATCCGTTCGGCGTTCGCGATGACCGAGCCCGACGTGGCCAGCTCGGACGCCACCAACATCCAGACCCGCATCGTTCGCGACGGCGACGACTACGTCATCAACGGACGCAAGTGGTGGATCACCGGCGCCGCCGACGAGCGGTGCGAGGTCTTCATCGTGATGGGCAAGACCGACCCCGACGCCGAGACCTACCGCCAGCAGTCGATGATCCTGGTCCCCCGCGACACCCCCGGGCTCACCATCGAGCGCAGCCTGCCGATCTTCGGCTACCAGGACCAGCACGGCCACTGCGAGATCGTCTTCGACGACGTCCGGGTGCCGGCCACCAACCTGCTCGCCGGCGAAGGTGACGGGTTCATGATCTCCCAGGCCCGTCTCGGGCCGGGTCGCATCCACCACGCCATGCGTGCGATCGGCATGGCGGAGCGGGCGCTGGCGCTGATGGTGGAGCGCGCCAAGGAGCGCGTCGCCTTCGGCAAGCCGCTGGCCGAGCAGGGCGGGGTGCGGGACCTGATCGCGCAGTCGCGCATCGACATCGACTCCGCCCGCCTGCTCGTCTACAACGCCGCCTGGCTGATCGACAAGCACGGCGCCAAGGGGGCGCGCACCGAGATCGCCGCGATCAAGGTCGCCGCGCCGGCGATGGCGGTGGCCGTCATCGACCGTGCCATCGAGGTCTTCGGCGGAGCAGGCGTCTCCGGCGACACCCCGCTGGCCTACTTCTACGCCTGGGCCCGCGTGCTGCGCATCGTCGACGGCCCCGACGCCGTGCACCGCCGCTCGATCGCGCGCGAGGAGCTGCGCCGCGAGCGCCCCTACGTGGGCTGA